Proteins from a single region of Rhodovibrio salinarum DSM 9154:
- a CDS encoding TRAP transporter large permease: MVFVALAFLLLLTIGVPIGFAIGLTGLFGLVQMGGERFLAMGPSKIFNGLNIFPFLAMPFFILAGEIMNHIGITRQLMHLAQVLVGHFRGGIAHANMVASVFFAGLTGAATADAAAFGKTLVPAMVKQGYPRDYACAVTAAGSIIGPTIPPSGLMVVYGSLLGVSIGGLFAAGILPGLLICLVCMGVIWLGAGRRNLPRSERRANFREIASAFRQSLAALLMPVIILGGILGGIVTPTEAAAVAVAYAFGLGVVVYRNITPKDLYNMLLRTGRTTGVIFVIIAFASVLGWWMSFNSIPQMLAEAVLSVSANKHVVLLLIIVLLLVIGMVMDITATLIILAPVLVPLTADIGLTPIHAGIIFVIALNISLMTPPVGACLFVLSSVTGERVEAIAYRLWPFLLAEVAVLLLFAFWSDAALFVPRLFGFA, from the coding sequence ATGGTCTTCGTTGCACTGGCTTTCCTCCTACTGCTGACGATCGGGGTTCCGATCGGCTTTGCCATCGGTCTGACCGGCCTGTTTGGTCTGGTGCAAATGGGCGGCGAGCGGTTTCTCGCGATGGGGCCGAGCAAGATCTTCAACGGCCTCAACATCTTCCCCTTTCTCGCGATGCCGTTCTTCATCCTGGCCGGTGAGATCATGAATCACATCGGGATCACCCGACAGCTCATGCATCTTGCCCAGGTGCTGGTCGGCCATTTCCGGGGCGGCATCGCGCACGCCAACATGGTGGCGTCTGTGTTCTTCGCCGGCTTGACCGGGGCGGCGACCGCCGATGCCGCCGCGTTCGGGAAGACGCTGGTGCCGGCGATGGTGAAGCAGGGGTATCCACGCGACTATGCCTGCGCCGTGACCGCGGCGGGGTCTATCATCGGCCCGACGATCCCGCCATCGGGACTGATGGTGGTCTACGGCTCGCTTCTTGGCGTATCGATCGGCGGGCTGTTCGCGGCCGGCATCCTGCCAGGATTGCTCATCTGCCTGGTCTGCATGGGTGTGATCTGGCTCGGTGCGGGCCGGCGCAATCTGCCGCGAAGCGAGCGGCGTGCCAACTTCCGGGAAATCGCCAGTGCGTTCCGGCAGTCCCTGGCCGCCTTGCTGATGCCGGTGATCATCCTGGGCGGGATTCTGGGCGGCATTGTAACCCCGACCGAGGCTGCGGCGGTCGCCGTGGCTTACGCTTTCGGGCTGGGGGTCGTCGTTTACCGCAACATCACGCCGAAAGACCTCTACAACATGCTGCTCCGCACGGGGCGGACCACCGGCGTGATCTTCGTCATCATCGCGTTCGCGAGCGTGCTTGGTTGGTGGATGAGCTTCAATAGCATTCCCCAAATGCTGGCAGAGGCCGTGCTCTCGGTTTCCGCCAACAAGCATGTCGTCCTGCTGCTGATTATCGTCCTGCTGCTCGTGATCGGCATGGTGATGGATATAACGGCCACGCTGATCATCCTGGCGCCGGTTCTGGTCCCGCTGACCGCCGACATCGGCCTGACGCCGATCCACGCCGGGATCATCTTCGTCATCGCCCTAAACATCTCGCTGATGACGCCACCGGTCGGTGCCTGTCTGTTCGTGCTGTCTTCAGTGACCGGTGAACGGGTCGAGGCGATCGCCTATCGGCTTTGGCCATTCCTGCTCGCGGAGGTCGCGGTGCTGCTCCTCTTCGCCTTCTGGAGCGATGCCGCCCTCTTCGTGCCGAGATTGTTCGGGTTCGCCTGA
- a CDS encoding TRAP transporter small permease → MRNLAALSSKHLNRVVEALVVLLMALLVLVVWIGVIDRYIFHWQLPWPQILARYLMIWTALLAISCAIARREHIGLLLAIELVPEVVRRMLLIAADLLGFALFAYLFWYGLDFAAGGINRQAMVFGLSLAPVFAAIPVAAGLSAIQLALVMLRDLGQNPVMGDAMGSE, encoded by the coding sequence ATGCGGAACCTAGCGGCCTTGAGCAGTAAGCATCTAAACCGGGTCGTCGAAGCGCTCGTCGTCTTGTTGATGGCACTGCTTGTGTTGGTGGTGTGGATCGGTGTGATCGATCGCTACATCTTTCACTGGCAGCTTCCCTGGCCGCAAATTCTCGCGCGCTATCTGATGATCTGGACGGCCTTGCTGGCCATTTCCTGTGCGATCGCGCGACGTGAGCACATTGGGCTGTTGCTGGCGATCGAACTGGTTCCGGAAGTCGTTCGACGGATGCTCCTGATCGCCGCCGATCTTCTGGGGTTTGCGCTCTTCGCTTACCTCTTCTGGTACGGCCTGGATTTCGCTGCTGGCGGTATCAACCGGCAGGCCATGGTCTTCGGCCTGTCGCTTGCCCCCGTGTTCGCGGCGATTCCCGTTGCGGCTGGTCTTAGCGCCATTCAGCTCGCGCTCGTGATGCTACGGGACCTGGGGCAGAACCCGGTCATGGGCGACGCTATGGGGTCTGAATAA
- a CDS encoding D-TA family PLP-dependent enzyme: protein MHNLAAVETPAAVVDLDRVEANLARAQAYADAHRLRLRPHIKTHKLPRFARRQVALGAVGITCQKLGEAEVMADAGIDDILLTYNILGASKLQRLRNLAHRISLTVTADNVATVQGYASAFEGAEQPLTVLVECDTGAGRCGVQTPAELVQLAHAIETSPGLTFGGIMTYPPKRRVGETAQWLAEAVNALEGAGLPPATVTSGGTPDMWSAHLADPITEYRPGTYIYLDRMQVDYGVGSLDDCALTVLTTVVSTPTPDRAILDAGSKALTTDMLGQTGFGLIREYPDAVIGELSEEHGIVDVSRCATKPTIGERLRVVPNHACVVSNLFERVQVLAPDGSVEEVPVAARGRVV from the coding sequence ATGCACAACTTAGCCGCCGTCGAAACTCCGGCTGCTGTTGTCGACCTCGACCGTGTCGAGGCCAACCTTGCCCGTGCTCAGGCGTATGCAGATGCCCATCGGCTGCGCTTGCGACCGCACATCAAGACCCACAAGCTTCCGCGCTTCGCACGTCGTCAGGTCGCACTCGGTGCCGTCGGCATCACGTGCCAGAAACTCGGGGAAGCCGAGGTTATGGCCGATGCCGGGATCGACGATATCCTGCTGACCTACAACATCCTGGGCGCCTCGAAACTGCAGCGCCTGCGGAACCTGGCCCACCGGATCTCGCTTACGGTGACGGCCGATAACGTGGCCACCGTGCAAGGGTATGCCTCGGCCTTCGAGGGCGCCGAGCAGCCGCTTACGGTTCTGGTTGAGTGTGACACCGGTGCCGGCCGCTGCGGCGTTCAGACGCCGGCGGAGCTGGTCCAGTTGGCGCACGCCATCGAGACGTCGCCTGGCCTGACCTTTGGCGGGATCATGACCTATCCGCCCAAGCGACGCGTTGGCGAAACCGCGCAGTGGCTGGCGGAGGCGGTGAACGCCCTGGAAGGTGCCGGGCTGCCACCCGCGACGGTAACGAGCGGGGGGACGCCCGACATGTGGTCGGCCCACCTGGCCGATCCGATCACGGAGTACCGTCCGGGCACGTACATCTACCTCGATCGCATGCAAGTCGACTACGGGGTCGGCAGCCTCGATGACTGCGCCCTGACCGTCCTCACCACGGTCGTCTCCACGCCCACGCCGGACCGCGCGATCCTCGATGCGGGGTCCAAGGCGTTGACGACGGATATGCTTGGGCAAACCGGCTTCGGCTTGATACGGGAATACCCCGACGCCGTGATCGGCGAGTTGAGCGAGGAGCACGGCATCGTCGACGTGTCGCGCTGTGCGACCAAGCCGACCATTGGCGAGCGTCTTCGTGTGGTGCCGAACCATGCCTGCGTGGTCTCGAACCTGTTCGAGCGGGTTCAGGTGTTGGCGCCTGACGGCAGTGTCGAGGAGGTTCCCGTCGCCGCACGCGGTCGGGTGGTTTGA
- a CDS encoding MurR/RpiR family transcriptional regulator, protein MPLDLIAKLREAAAEGSKADRAVARAMLSDLEQACRASIAELAAAAGVSEPSVTRFCRELGCDGVRDFKMQLVQVLAVGGLYLYPQPLDRSESARRIVNAVSEGAHAAVDAAAKAADMSKVEQVAGLLTQAKRIYVYGSGGVSSLGAIELQNRLFRLGLAVVAHTDGQMQRMTASVANSDCVIVAISSSGRAPSALEATKIARQYGASTVALSAPDSPLGEVVDVCLPAPFPGDDQLYKPTSGRYALLIVVDLIAMAAAETLGPDVLEGLRRIRTSLSSLNRGDPTRPIGD, encoded by the coding sequence ATGCCGCTGGACTTAATCGCCAAGCTCCGAGAAGCCGCCGCTGAGGGCAGCAAAGCGGATCGCGCCGTGGCGCGGGCGATGTTGAGCGATCTCGAGCAGGCATGCCGCGCTTCGATCGCGGAGCTTGCGGCGGCGGCCGGAGTCAGCGAGCCATCGGTCACGCGCTTTTGCCGCGAACTCGGGTGCGACGGCGTACGCGATTTCAAAATGCAGCTGGTCCAGGTGCTGGCCGTCGGGGGGCTTTACCTCTATCCCCAGCCGCTCGATCGCAGCGAGAGTGCGCGGCGCATCGTTAATGCCGTCAGCGAAGGGGCCCACGCTGCGGTCGACGCGGCGGCGAAAGCCGCCGACATGTCCAAGGTCGAGCAGGTGGCGGGCCTGCTGACCCAGGCCAAGCGCATCTATGTTTACGGGTCGGGCGGCGTCTCCTCGCTGGGGGCTATCGAGCTTCAGAACCGGCTATTCCGGCTGGGGCTCGCGGTCGTCGCCCACACGGACGGGCAGATGCAGCGCATGACCGCTTCGGTCGCGAATTCCGATTGCGTGATCGTGGCCATCTCCTCGTCGGGTCGGGCGCCTTCGGCCCTCGAGGCGACGAAGATCGCGCGTCAGTACGGCGCCAGCACGGTGGCACTCAGCGCCCCTGATTCCCCCCTCGGGGAGGTGGTGGATGTGTGCCTTCCAGCTCCCTTTCCCGGCGACGATCAGCTCTACAAGCCGACCTCCGGACGCTACGCCCTGCTGATCGTCGTCGATCTGATTGCGATGGCAGCCGCCGAGACCCTGGGGCCGGACGTTTTGGAGGGGCTCAGGCGTATCCGCACCAGTCTTTCCAGCCTCAATAGGGGCGATCCGACACGCCCGATCGGCGATTGA
- a CDS encoding RidA family protein: protein MPRTCYGKAPVPLSPAVRAGDFVYVSGQVPMGEDGCLVDGGIEAQTRQVMANLEAALKLAGAGLEDVVKTTVWLDDARDFGRFNAVYGTFFSSEPPARTAVESRLMVDIKVEVEAVAYRPES from the coding sequence ATGCCGAGGACGTGTTACGGGAAAGCACCGGTTCCCCTGTCGCCCGCCGTACGTGCGGGCGACTTCGTCTACGTGTCCGGACAGGTTCCGATGGGCGAGGATGGATGCCTCGTCGACGGCGGCATCGAGGCGCAGACCCGACAGGTGATGGCGAACCTGGAAGCCGCTTTGAAGCTCGCCGGCGCGGGGCTTGAGGACGTGGTCAAGACGACCGTATGGCTCGACGACGCGCGCGACTTCGGGCGCTTCAATGCGGTCTACGGCACCTTCTTCTCGTCCGAGCCGCCGGCCCGGACGGCTGTCGAATCCCGCTTGATGGTCGACATCAAGGTCGAGGTCGAAGCGGTCGCGTATCGGCCGGAATCTTAA